The genomic window CCGGGTAGGACGGCGCGCGGTTGGGGGCGCCGGCGTAGGCGTCGCCGACGCGCAGCGCGGCATACGCGCCTTCATGGCCATGCTGGCCTTCCAGTGCAACGCAGAAATAGCTGCCCTCCACAAACTCATCCAACGTGAACTTCAGGCTGAATGCTTTTTGGGGCGGGCGGTTGGCAAAGGTGTCGTAGAGGTAGGAGATGCGCCAGCCGTTGCTGGCGAGGAGCGTCTTCTTCGCGTAGCCTTCGATCTCGACCACTTCGTCCGGAACAAAGTCGGTGCGGAAATAGCGGATCTTTTCGCCGGGGGCCATCTTGAAGCTGATTTCGTTGCCGTTGACGACCATCGGGACGGCGTGCCAGCTTTTCAGGTTGGCCGATACTTCGGCCGTGAAGGTTTCTTTCGTGCGCAGGAGATCCGGCAGGATGAAGAGCAGCTGGTCGATGTCGATGGCCGCGCCGAAATCGAGGCGGATGTTCCGTTTCGTCTTCAAGCGGAAGGTGCGGCTGAAGTTGTAGGCGGTGGCCAGGTCGTTGTCGAACAGGTAGGCGGGGTCGATGCCGCGCTCGTGCACCATGCGCTGGTCAACAAACGCATCGCGCGCCGCCTGCACCTGCGGAATCGCGGTCGGGCCGGCGCGGCGCAGCGAGCGGAATTCGAGCGGGTCGTTGTCGGTCGAGTAGATCGTGGCCTCATACAGCGCCTCGGCGTCCGGCGGCATTTCGCAGGGTTGCAGATCGCCGACCTTGTAGTGCCAGGGGCCGTTGATCTTTGTTCCGGGGAACGAGACGTCGACGCGCTTGCCTTCCGGGAGCGTGACCGTTGCCTTCGTGCCGGGATAACCCAACGCATCGACGAGGATGTCTTTGCCTTCGGTGTCGCGCACAACCTCGTAGTCGGTGCCTTTCAGAACCACCTCGTTGATCGGTTCCGTGGTGGCGAGCAACAGGCAACTGCGGAATGGCATGACGGTGATAGCGGCGCTTTCGCCGGCGTTCTTTTGGGCCAGGAACTTTTCGGTGGGGTGGAACTGGTGGAGGGCCACGGAGCCTTGGGCCTTGAGGCCGATGGATTCGTCCAGCCGGATCGAATAGGTGACCGGTTTCCAGGTGAGGTTGCGCAGGGTGATGAAGCGGCGGGTGCCGTCGCCGCGCGCCACGGCGTTGGGGCCGTATTGCTCCTCGGGAAGCACGATGCCCTTCACGAGAATGTCGCGGTAGCGGCGGTGGAGGTTGTAGATCCGTGCCAGCTTGGGGAATTCGTCGTCGCGCAGGAACCACGGGTTGGCATAGATTTCCGGCGCCAGGATCAACCCGCGGTTGAACGCCTGCAGGATCAGGTCGTCGTCCCAGAAATCGACGCAGGAGGAGATGCAGACGCCGTGGTCTTCGGTCAGGCGCTTCAGGTCGGGCACCAGCCCGCGCGAGAGGGCCTGGACGCGGTTGTGGGTGCCCGTCTTTTTCCAATTGGCCATGTGGACGTCGATGTAGGTTTCCGCTCCTCCCCATAGGAAGGTGGTTGCGTGGGGCAGGGCATCGCCGAGGTTGAGGCGATGGTTCAGCAGGATCAGGTCGGGGCTGTAGGTGCGGCATTCGGTCATCAGGCGCGCCAGGGCATCCTGTTTGTTGGTGCGCAGCTGGGTGCAGACCGCATCCATCTTGAAGAGTTGGAATTCATAGTCGCGGCACAGCCCGACCAGCTGGTCGATCCGCTCCTGTTCCTCTTCCCGTGTGTCGCCGAAGCCATCCGGCCCCAGCCAGACGCCTAGGCGGCAGCCGAACGATTTCGCCTTTTCATAGATCGGGCCGAAGCCGTTGGGGAACTGCTTCTTGAACTTGGTGGATTCCGTGCTGCCGTAGTAGCGCGGGCCGTCGATCGCCCCCGCATCGAACGCATAGATGTCGAGCTTCATGCCGTATTCATCGTGCAGCCATTCGAAAAAGCCGAGGTTGATCAGCGTTTGCTTCTCGTTGCTGCCTTCGTTGGTGTTGTTGATCCACGAAAAATATTGCGACAACGACGGCGTGTTTTCATCCGCCCCGGGGAAGACGGGTTTTAACGGAGCTGCCGCGAAGGCCGACGGATGTTGCAGGGCGCCCAGAAAGACGGCGAATCCCAGAACGAGCGCGGTGCGTGCGAAGGAACCCTTCGGTACTTGGTAATTTCCAGTCTGAAACATGTCAACAATCCTTGGGAAATGGTTCGTCCAATCTAAACCATGGAAGCTAACCACGGCGCACCGTGGCCGTCTTGTAGGATTTTGGCATGCCTGTGTAGAATAGTGGGATTCCCGGTTCCCTGTTTATGGCAAAGGCGCGGCCTCCGGCCATGCCTGCGGGGCTGTTGGTTCCGGATTGTTCAAGCCGCTTGATCGGGTAGAAGCCTTGCGCTTCGGCTCCGGTCTGCTATTGTGCACAACATGTCTAGGGGATCAGGAACGAAGGAAGGGACGCTGCGGGGTTGCGAGGCTTTTTGCGCCTCGTTGCATGGCGCCCAGCTTCAGCCGCTTTTCGATTATCTGCCCGGCGTTTACTTTGTGGCGAAGGACCGGGCCGGGCGGGTGATGATGGCGAACAACGTGGCGGTTCAACTGTGCGGGTTTGAGCGGGAAGAGGACATGATCGGGAAAACCGATTATGACATCTTTTCGGCGGATCGCGCGGATGCCTACGTGAAGGACGACAACCATGTCTTCGAAACCGGGGAGAGTGTGATCGACCACGTCGAGCTGGCCCCCGATCCGCACAACTCGATCAACTGGTTCGTCACCACCAAGATCCCGCTCTATTCCGACGAGGGGGAAATTGTTGGCCTGGCCTGCATTGCCCGCAACATGACCAGCGCCCACGAGAAGCTCCGGCCCTACATGGAGATGAACGAGGTGCTCGACTATGTCCGCGAAAACTATGCCGACCCGATCAAGGTGGAGGATTTGGCGAAAATCATGCATTTGTCTTCGAGCCAATTTGAACGCAGCTTCAAGAAGGTGTTCAAGATTTCGCCCACCAAGCATATCCTGAATGTGCGGGTCCGGGCCGCCTGCCGGCTCCTCTCGACCACCAACGACACCATTGCTTCCATTGCGCTGGAGGCGGGGTTCTACGACCATAGCCACTTTATCCGGAACTTCCGGAAGGTCATGGGGCTTTCCCCCCGGGAGTACCGCGAAGGCGGGCGCGAAATCCCATGGTGATGTACACCCGCGTGCCTTAATTTTACAATACGCAGCATTTCCCCTTCTGCTAGCTTGTCTCCATGTCTTGGAAAACAAAGCGAGGTCCATTGGCCCTGTGCGCCGGAACGCGTGCAGCGCGTTGGCGGAAACCGGAAACGGCCCCGGAAGCCGAGGGCCGCCCATGATCCGCGTTGGGATCATGGGGATGGGATACATGGGCGGAGTCCATCTGCGCAACTGGCAGGCGCGGGAGGATGCCAAGGTGGTCGCCGTCTGCGACATCAATCCCGCATTCGGAGCCACCCAGGGCAACATCGAGACGGGGGGCGATGGCCTCAACCTGGACGGTGTTGCGGTGTATCGGAGTGCCGCTGAAATGCTGGCCGCCGAAACGCTGGATGCGGTAACGGTTGCCCTGCCCACGCACCTTCACAAGGCGGCGACGATCCAGAGCCTGGCAGCCGGCCTACATGTGCTTTGCGAAAAGCCGATGGCGCTTTCGGTGCAGGATTGCGACGAAATGATCGCCGCCGCCAAGACCGCCGGGAAGGAGCTGATGATTGCCCACTGCATCCGTTTTTGGCCGGAATATGCCTGGCTGAAATCCGCCGTCGAAAGCGAGGCCTTCGGTGCCGTGAAGGCGGCGGACTTTTCGCGTCTGGCCAGTGCGCCCGCGTGGAGCGCCGATTCCTGGTTCGCGAATCCCGCAAAGAGCGGGGGCATGGCGCTCGACCTGCACATCCACGATCTCGATTTTATCCAATACCTGTTCGGTGCGCCGGCGGCAATTGAGTCGGAGCATGCGGCTCTTGCAAACGGTCAACCCGGCCACGTGGTCTCCCGGATGGACTATGGGGCGGGCAAGGTCGTGACCGCGACGGCAAGCTGGATGATGCCGCCGTCGTTCGGGTTCCGGATGGGATTCCGCGTGGTGTTCGAAAACGCGGCCGCGGTGTTGGATGGAGATGGATTGATGGTTTATCCGCCGGAAGGCGATGCCTATGCGCCGGAGCGGCACGTGGGCAACGGCTATCAAAGGGAAATTGAATATTTTGCCGCACGGGTCGCTGGCCCGGCGGGCAAGGATGTGATTACACCGGAGCAGGCGCGCGAATCGGTGCGCTTGACGTTGGAGACGATGAAATGATGAAGAACCCTATTGGAATTTGCAGCTGGTCGCTGCGCAACGACGCGGAAAGGATTGCCCGGGCAATGGCAAGGCCGGAACTATCGTGCCTGCATCTCGATATTTCGGCGGCGGAAAAACTGCGCGGCCTCGTTTCCGAAAACGGATGGACCGTGAGCTGCACCATGACCGGATTCCCGCAGGAGGATTATTCCTCGCTCGACGCCATCCGGCTCACCGGTGGAATCGTGCCCGACGAGGTCTGGCCCGAAAACCGCCGCATCGCGCTCGACGCCATCCAGGCCACGGCTGAACTGGGAGTGGGGCAGCTCTCGTTCCATGCGGGCTTCATCGACCATTCCGATGCCGCCGGTTTCCGTACCTTCTGCGACCGTATCGTGGAGCTGGCCGACGCCGCGCAGGATTGCGGGATACTGATTCTGCTGGAGACCGGCCAGGAGACGGCGGAGGATCTCCGCCATTTCCTCGACGTGGTCGAACACCCCGCGCTCGGCGTTAATTTTGATCCCGGCAACATGATTCTCTATGGCAAAGGCGATCCGATTGAGGCGATCCGCATCCTGGGGCCGTGGATCCGGCACGTGCACGTCAAGGATGCGATGGCGTCGCCGGTTCCCGGCAAATGGGGTTCCGAAGTCCCATGGGGCGATGGCGAAGTCGACCATGGCGCGTTTTTCCATGCGCTGGAGGAGATTGGCTATACGGGGGCGTTCGCGATCGAACGGGAGGGCGGGGACCGACGCGAAGAAGACATTCTGTTGGCGGTCGAACGGTTCGAGGTGTACGCATGAGTGAACAACGGATGACCTTTTCAGTCCAGGCCCGCCTGGGAATCATGATGTTCCTCCAGTTTTTCATCTGGGGCGCATGGTATGTTACGCTGGGCACCTATCTTTCCGAAACCCTGAAGTTCGATCCGGCGCAGATCGGCCGCTCCTACAGCGCCATTCCCTGGGGCGCGGTGATTGCGCCGTTCATCGTCGGGATGGTGGCCGACCGGTTCTTCGCCGCGCAGAAGGTGATGGCGTTCATGCATCTGGTGGGCGGGGGGCTGCTTTGGTATGCCAGCGGCGTGGTTCAGCCCGCCGTGCTGTTTTGGGTGCTGCTGGCCTATGCCATCTGCTACAGCCCAACGTTGAGCCTGGCCAACGCGGTTTCGTTCAACAAAATGGAGAATCCGGAAAAACAGTTCCCGGTGATCCGCGTGTTCGGAACGGTGGGTTGGATCGTGGCCGGACTGGTGATCGGCTTCATGAAGATCGAGGCGCAAGACATTCCCCTCAAGATCGCGGCGGGGTCCTCGGTGTTGCTCGGGATCTTTGCGCTCTTCCTGCCGGACACGCCGCCCAAATCGCTGGGCCACAAGGTCACGGTCCGCGATGTTCTCGGGCTGGAAACCCTGAAGCTGATGAAGAACCGCTCCTTTGCGGTGTTTGTGGCCGGCTCGCTGCTGATCTGCATTCCATTGGCGTTCTATTATAATTTCGCGAACATGTTCATGAACGATGTCGGCGTGGCCAACGCGGCGGGCAAGATGACGATGGGGCAGATGTCGGAATTCATTTTCATGATCATCATGCCGTTTTTCTTCGTGCGGCTCGGGGTGAAGAAAATGCTCCTGATCGGCATGCTCTGCTGGGTGCTCCGCTATGTGTTGTTTGCGTTCGGTAATCCGGAGTCGTTGGTCTGGATGTATTATATCGGCATTCTGGTGCACGGCATCTGCTACGACTTTTTCTTCGTCACCGGCCAGATCTATGTCGACAACACCGCGCCCAAGGCCATCCAGGCGCAGGCCCAGGGGTTCATCGCCTTCGTCACCTATGGCGTCGGCATGGTCATCGGCGCCAACCTCTCCGGCGAAGTCGTGAAATATTTCACCGTCGAGCAGATCATCAACTGGCGCGCCGTGTGGCTCTTCCCGGCCATCATGGCCGGGGTCATCATGTTGCTCTTCACGGCGTTGTTCAAAGACCACGGCGCCAAGCAAGAGGAGCAAGCCTAGCCGGGGGGCTTCATCCGCCTTGAATGCCGGGGTTTTTTTTGAGGCGGGATAACAGTTGGCTGAACAGACTGCCGTGTTGTACGTTTTTCATGGGATTCCTGCTTTAGGTTTTTTCGTTTGGTCTGTTTGGTCCAACCAGGGATTCCCATGTTTTTGAAGCTTTGTGGGACACGCGTGTGGAAAAATATACGTTGGCACTGATTCTAGGGTATGGCCGCTCCGGCAAGGCCGCCGAACGGATGCTCCGTTCCGAAGGGTGCGATACGCTGGTGCTGACGCGAGAGACGGCGGGCGATCCGGAAGTCCAGCGGGCGTTGAAGGAGAATGAGTTCGATGTCTGCATCGTCAGCCCCGGTTTCGGGATCCTGAATTCGTGGGTTTGCGCGGTTCGGGATGCCGGCGTTCCGCTACTTTCCGAGTTGGAGCTGGGCTGGTCGCGCCACCGGGGAAAGACCGTGGCCATCACCGGTTCGAACGGCAAAAGCACGGCGGTCAAATGGATTTACGAAAGCCTGGAGCGGGCCGGGAAAAAGGCGGCCATCGGGGGCAACTACGGTATTCCGGCCTGCGAGGCGGTGCTGGACCATCCCGGCCTCGAGTGGCTGGTGCTGGAGGTTAGCTCGTTCCAACTCGAAACCGTCCGGAGCTTCCGGGCCGATGTGGCGGTGGTGCTGAACCTGTTGCCCAACCACCTCGATCGCCATGAAACCATGGAGTTGTACCGGAGAGCCAAGGCCCGGATTTTCGGGCCATCCCCTTCGTTTGCCGAGGATGTCTGCCTTGTTCCCGTCGATCTGCAGGACGATTTCAGGGCGGACGTGCCGGGGGGGCGTCGGTGGGTTACCTTCGGCGGAACCGCGGATGCCGACTATTCCTTCGAAAACGGGAATGTTTTTCGCAAAAGTGAGAGGTTGATCGATCTGTCCGGAACCCTTTTTGATTCCCCGGTGCTGGGGAGTTGCACGGGGGCGGCGGTTGCCGCCGTTGCCGAGGCCTGCGGAATATCGCCGGAGGCGGTGTTGGAGGCGGCTCGGAGTTTTCAGCCGCTGCCGCATCGGCTCCAGCGGCTGGGGGAGATGGACGGTGTGGCCTATGTGGACGATTCGAAGGCCACGAACCTGGCGGCATTGGGGGCGGCGGTAGCGGCCTGCGGGGATGGCATCCATTTGATTGCGGGGGGCTTGCCGAAGGAGTCCGACTACACTTTTGTAAAAGAAATACTGGCGGAACGGGTACGGAGCATATACGTTATCGGTCAAGCATCCCGGTCAATGTTTGAGGCCTGGGGCGGGGTTTGCAATTGCGTGGAATGCGGTACGTTGGACAAGGCTTTCAGCACCGCCCAAAGCGCGGCCAGGGCAGGGGATACCATTCTTCTATCCCCAGGTTGTGCAAGTTTCGACCAGTTTCGGAGTTTCGAGGAGCGTGGAGAGCTTTTTGAAAAGCTGTTCATCGGCGCGAAACATGCTAAACAGGGTGCTTCGTGAAAATTATGGAATCGTCCGCAACCAGGGCGCGTTGGAAATAGGAGTTTGAATATGAAAATCGGATCAGCAGTAGTCGGATTGCACATCGCCGTTTTGTGCGTTTTTGCCCTCACCCAGGGTTGTGTTACCTCCGAGTCGCAGGGTAGCGGCCGAGGCGCAGGCGCCAGGCACAAAGGCCCGTTCAAGCATGAACACAAAGATGTGGATTCGGCGGGGGATGTTATGGCAACAACGGATCCGTACTACACCGACGACACGATGCCGGGCGATGCCATGTATGGTGGCGACCAGATCCAAAGCTCCGACTATTCCGTCGAACCGCAGCCTCCGGTTTCAACCAGCGGCTCCACCGAAATCTACATTGTCCAGAAGGGCGACATGCTTTCCCAATTGGCGATCGATTTCGATACCACGACGGCAACACTGGTGGAAATGAACGGCCTCTCCAATCCCGATGTGCTTTATGTTGGGCAGGAATTGGCGGTTCCGGCCGGTCGCGGCGCTTCCAAGGCAACCACTTCCAAATCCACCGGTTCCATCAAGAAGGGCGGAACCTACACCATCCAGAAGGGCGACACCCTTTCCGGAATCGCGCTCGCCGCCGGTGTGGGCATCAACGACCTCCGTTCGCTCAACAACATCAAGGGCGACAAGATCATGGCCGGCGACACGCTCGATATCCCGAGCTACGGTAAGGTGCCTTCCTCTAGCCGTACGTCCTCCTCCACGAAGAAGGCTGAACCGGCGCCGACCCCGGTGGAGCCTGCCCAGCCAGTGGTGGATGAAGCTCCGATGATGGCACCGCCGGTAACCACCTCGACGCCCGATGAGCCGATGTCGCTCGACGTGATCGAGGACAAGGTGCTTTATCCCGGCGAAACCCTCGACGATGTGGCCCGCCAGTATGGCGTGAGCAAAGGGGAGATCATGCGCCTGAACAACATCTCGAACGAATCTCAGGTACAGGAAGGCCAGCGCCTGCGTATTCCGATTGCGGAGTAGACTCATTTGACTTGCTTTACCACGGAGGCACGGAGACTCAGAGTTGATTCTGTAATCTCCGTGCCTCTGTGTCTCTGGGGGGAAAGAAGGGTGGAGAGCAATGCGTAGGACCATTTCGCTTTTCATAGCCATCGTATTGATTCTCGTCACCCTCGGCGTGCTGGTGCTGGCCAGTGCCAGCTCGGCAAAGTATGACGACGCCAGCTATTTTGTGAAACGCCAGCTCATCTGGCTGGCGTTTGCTTTTATTGCCGCGGCGGTTGCCGCTCGGTTCGACTACCGGGCATACCAGAAACTCGCCATTCCGATCGCGGCGTTTTCGGTTCTCCTGCTGATCCTCGTCCGCATTCCGGGCATCGGCAGCTACATCAACGGAAGCTGGCGCTGGATCCGCATCGGCCCCATCACGATCCAACCCTCCGAAATCTCGAAGGTGGCCGTCATCCTGCTCTTTTCCTGGTGGCTGGCGCGCAACCAGCGGCGGATCGACGAGCTGAAGCGCGGGATTGTTGTGCCTTTTGTCCTGCTGGGGTGCTTTGCGCTTCCCATCATTGTCGAGCCCGACTTCGGCACCACGATGCTCGTTTCGACGGTTGCGGTTTCCATGATGTTCCTAGGGGGGGTGAGCATTGCGCCTTTGCTGATTATCGGGGCCATCGGCCTGCTCGGGGTGGGGGTCCTGATTTTCCAGAACCCGGAACGCATGAGCCGCATCCTCGCCTTCCTCGATCCGCAGAAATATGAAAAAGACAAGGCCTGGCAGCTCATCAATTCGCTGCGCGCCTTTGCCGGCGGCGATGTTGGAGGGGTGGGTTTTGGCAACAGCATGCAGAAATACAACTACCTGCCCGAGGCGCACACCGACTTCATTTTCCCCATCATCGGGGAAGAGCTTGGGCTGGTCGCTTCGCTACTCGTTATCGTCATGTATGTAGTCCTGTTTGTGCTCGGCCTGCGCATTGCGCTCAATGCGCGCGATGACTTCGGGCGCCTGCTCGCCTTCGGGATCACCCTCATGATCACCATCCAGGCCCTGATCAACTTTGCCGTCGTAACCGGCTGCGTGCCCACCAAGGGGCTGGCCTTGCCCTTCATCAGCTATGGAGGATCCAGCCTCGTCATCTCCGGTGTAATGATCGGCATCCTCGTCAACGTCGCCCATTCCAGCATGAAGTCGCCCTCGAAATCATCCCGCAACCCCTTCAAAGACCGGGCAAGGAAAGTGTAGGGCGTGAAACGTGAGGCGTGAGCCATGATTCGGTTTCGCGACTCACTTTTCAATCGTCACGAATTAGGAATTTATTATGAACGATCAATATGAGCTGCTCGACAGCGGCAACGGAAAAAAACTCGAACGCTACGGCGACATTATCCTGGACCGCCCCTGCGCACAGGCGGTTTGGGCGCCGCGGAATCCCGGGTTGTGGGAAACCGCCACGGCCAGCTTCGACCGCGTCGGCGGGCTGAACTGGGAGGGCCGCAGCAAGGTGTCGAAAGCCTGGAACGTCGAGATTGCCGGGGTGGTGATGAAGCTTTCCGCCACCGACTTCGGGCATATTGGCGTCTTCCCCGAAACGCGCTCGCTCTGGCAGTGGATCCGCTCGGCGCTCAGGGAACAGGCGCAAACGAAGGGGAGGGAACTCAAGTTCCTGAATCTGTTTGCCTATTCCGGCGGCGCCACGCTCGCCGCCGCCCAGGCCGGGGCGCAGTGCTGCCACCTCGATGCCTCCAAGGGCATGGTCGAGTGGGCCCGCGAAAACGCCAAGCTCAACGGGTTGCAGGATGCCCCCATCCGCTGGATCGTCGACGACGTCATCAAGTTTCTCCGCCGGGAAGTGAAGCGCGGCAACCGCTATGACGGCATTTTGCTCGATCCTCCATCGTTCGGGCGCGGCAAGAAGGGCGAGCTCTACAAGATTGAAGACCAGCTGATGACCACGCTCGACCTCGTGCACGAGGTGCTTTCCGAAGATCCCGCCTTCGTCCTGCTCACCTCGCACACCCCCGGTTTCTCGCCCATTGTGCTGGGCAACCTCCTCCGCCAGTACCATCAATCCGGCACGTTCGAGTGCGGCGAAATGCTCCTCACCGGCAAGCCCGGCGTGAACGAACTCCCCAACGGAAACTGGGCCTGCTGGATCAACACTTTTTCGTAGTGTTCACGGATCTGCGCGCCCGTTTTTTCTACAAGGTGGATGTGGCGTTGAAGTAGATGCGTGATGATTGAGGCGTGACTAGGTTTTTTAAGCAAGCCTCATGTGTCACGCCTCACGTTTCACGAATCACGTTACAGTTCCGTGGCCCAGACGTTGCGGTAGACCACGGGGTTGCCGTGGGCCTGGAAGAAGACCGGGCCTTCGGCGAGTTGGGGTTTCTTGGCGCCGTTGCCGGTGCCGGTTAGCAGCTCGAAGTCGTCGTGGATCAGCACGCCGTTGTGGCGGACGGTGATCCGGGCGTTCTTCACCTTCTTGCCGCCGTCGAGCACGGGGGCGGTGAAGTCGATGTCGTAGGTCTGCCAGCGCAGCGGCGGGTAGGTCATGTTGACATCGGGGAGCTTCTGCTTGTAAAACGATCCGCACCACTGTTTGTTGAGGGATTCGGGTTTGATGGCGTTGTTTTCGGGGTTGTTGTAGTCGAGCCCGAAGGTGTCGATCACCTGGATCTCATAATTGTTGAAGATGTAGATGCCGCTGTTGCCCCGCTTTTGGCTGGAGGGGTTGTGGCCGGGTTTGAGCGGCAACAGGAATTCGAGGTGCATGTGGAACGACCCCAAATCCTTCGCCGTCTTGCCTCCGGCCTGCATGATGCCGTCTGCCACGTTGGTCAAATCGTCGGGGAATTTGATGATCGCGTTGGCGGGCGCGGGTTTTCCAAGGGTGGGGCTTTCGCGTTCCACTTTGGAATAGCTTGCCAGCAGTTCCTTCAAGGCCATGGCGGGCATTTTTTTTGAATCGATCTTCGAGAGGTCCCATCCGTCGCCGGGCAGTCCGCCTTGGTAGAGGGCCACCAGGAACTCGCCGTCGCTAAGCAGGTTGGCCTGGATGGCGGTTTTCCCGTCTTTGGCAACATATTCGCCAATCGTGTCGAAATGTTCGACGTCCTTGGCGGCGGTTGCCGCATCCGTCCACGAAGGTGTCTCCGGTGGTTTGGCGGCGTGGACGGATAGCGATGCGAGTAGAAGCAAAAGCGTGGTGGTTGCTTTGATCATTTCCGGTTTCCTCCGTTGGAATTCCTAAAGTTCCTTGATGCGTATGTTGCGGAATTTGTAGGTCTGGCCCTTTTCCCCATGGTGCTGGATGCCGATGTGGCCTTTGGCATCCATGCTGTCGGTGTAGTCGGTGCAGAGGACATCGTTCACCCAGATCTGGAGGTGGTCGCCTTCGGCCTTGATCCGGTATTTGTTCCAGTCGTTGCGCTTGAGCGCGCCCTTGGTCTTTTTGCGGAACGCATTGCCCGAAGGGGAATCGTTGGGCTTAAGCGGGTTGAGCCATCCGCGGCGGGCCTCGTCGTAGAGTCCGCCCGACCAGGCGCGGTCGGAGGTGTCGCACTCGGCCTGGTAGCCGTAGACCTTTTTGGGTTCGACGTGGCAGCGAAACATGACGCCGGAGTTGGACTTGCCTTCGGGCATCTTCAGTTCCACTTCCAAGATAAAGTTGGAGTAGGTTTTTTCCGTGCAGAGGAAAAACTTTTTATTGGCAAGGAGGTGGATTTCGCCATCGACGACGTTCACTTCGCCATGCGCATAGGGGTTGGTCCAGCCCTGGGTGGTTTTCCCGTCGAAGAGCGCAACCCAGCCATCGGTTCCGG from Pontiella desulfatans includes these protein-coding regions:
- a CDS encoding M90 metallopeptidase family protein, which encodes MFQTGNYQVPKGSFARTALVLGFAVFLGALQHPSAFAAAPLKPVFPGADENTPSLSQYFSWINNTNEGSNEKQTLINLGFFEWLHDEYGMKLDIYAFDAGAIDGPRYYGSTESTKFKKQFPNGFGPIYEKAKSFGCRLGVWLGPDGFGDTREEEQERIDQLVGLCRDYEFQLFKMDAVCTQLRTNKQDALARLMTECRTYSPDLILLNHRLNLGDALPHATTFLWGGAETYIDVHMANWKKTGTHNRVQALSRGLVPDLKRLTEDHGVCISSCVDFWDDDLILQAFNRGLILAPEIYANPWFLRDDEFPKLARIYNLHRRYRDILVKGIVLPEEQYGPNAVARGDGTRRFITLRNLTWKPVTYSIRLDESIGLKAQGSVALHQFHPTEKFLAQKNAGESAAITVMPFRSCLLLATTEPINEVVLKGTDYEVVRDTEGKDILVDALGYPGTKATVTLPEGKRVDVSFPGTKINGPWHYKVGDLQPCEMPPDAEALYEATIYSTDNDPLEFRSLRRAGPTAIPQVQAARDAFVDQRMVHERGIDPAYLFDNDLATAYNFSRTFRLKTKRNIRLDFGAAIDIDQLLFILPDLLRTKETFTAEVSANLKSWHAVPMVVNGNEISFKMAPGEKIRYFRTDFVPDEVVEIEGYAKKTLLASNGWRISYLYDTFANRPPQKAFSLKFTLDEFVEGSYFCVALEGQHGHEGAYAALRVGDAYAGAPNRAPSYPVNAWEYPPRSFDSHNTYYIPITREMIGQPLELVVLAFDPENVDFAPGAWVTANPVPMVKQRIVLPREVVTASPPTADRFDPVIRNIEGWKVYVEPKLLDTNEGTEALEMLANHLQRISILLPPEQRAKMRQLEIWIESSHELGAMQYHPSVAWLESKGYDPRLANKVHIPRAEALLSRSYMIKQPAVILHELAHAYHNNVLDGGFDNPDVIETYDAAMAANLYDKALLFNGRTVRHYGATNHKEYFAEGTEAYLYRNDFYPFVAAELKIHDPALYTLMEKTWGSLK
- the murD gene encoding UDP-N-acetylmuramoyl-L-alanine--D-glutamate ligase, coding for MEKYTLALILGYGRSGKAAERMLRSEGCDTLVLTRETAGDPEVQRALKENEFDVCIVSPGFGILNSWVCAVRDAGVPLLSELELGWSRHRGKTVAITGSNGKSTAVKWIYESLERAGKKAAIGGNYGIPACEAVLDHPGLEWLVLEVSSFQLETVRSFRADVAVVLNLLPNHLDRHETMELYRRAKARIFGPSPSFAEDVCLVPVDLQDDFRADVPGGRRWVTFGGTADADYSFENGNVFRKSERLIDLSGTLFDSPVLGSCTGAAVAAVAEACGISPEAVLEAARSFQPLPHRLQRLGEMDGVAYVDDSKATNLAALGAAVAACGDGIHLIAGGLPKESDYTFVKEILAERVRSIYVIGQASRSMFEAWGGVCNCVECGTLDKAFSTAQSAARAGDTILLSPGCASFDQFRSFEERGELFEKLFIGAKHAKQGAS
- a CDS encoding Gfo/Idh/MocA family protein, giving the protein MIRVGIMGMGYMGGVHLRNWQAREDAKVVAVCDINPAFGATQGNIETGGDGLNLDGVAVYRSAAEMLAAETLDAVTVALPTHLHKAATIQSLAAGLHVLCEKPMALSVQDCDEMIAAAKTAGKELMIAHCIRFWPEYAWLKSAVESEAFGAVKAADFSRLASAPAWSADSWFANPAKSGGMALDLHIHDLDFIQYLFGAPAAIESEHAALANGQPGHVVSRMDYGAGKVVTATASWMMPPSFGFRMGFRVVFENAAAVLDGDGLMVYPPEGDAYAPERHVGNGYQREIEYFAARVAGPAGKDVITPEQARESVRLTLETMK
- a CDS encoding LysM peptidoglycan-binding domain-containing protein yields the protein MKIGSAVVGLHIAVLCVFALTQGCVTSESQGSGRGAGARHKGPFKHEHKDVDSAGDVMATTDPYYTDDTMPGDAMYGGDQIQSSDYSVEPQPPVSTSGSTEIYIVQKGDMLSQLAIDFDTTTATLVEMNGLSNPDVLYVGQELAVPAGRGASKATTSKSTGSIKKGGTYTIQKGDTLSGIALAAGVGINDLRSLNNIKGDKIMAGDTLDIPSYGKVPSSSRTSSSTKKAEPAPTPVEPAQPVVDEAPMMAPPVTTSTPDEPMSLDVIEDKVLYPGETLDDVARQYGVSKGEIMRLNNISNESQVQEGQRLRIPIAE
- a CDS encoding sugar phosphate isomerase/epimerase family protein encodes the protein MMKNPIGICSWSLRNDAERIARAMARPELSCLHLDISAAEKLRGLVSENGWTVSCTMTGFPQEDYSSLDAIRLTGGIVPDEVWPENRRIALDAIQATAELGVGQLSFHAGFIDHSDAAGFRTFCDRIVELADAAQDCGILILLETGQETAEDLRHFLDVVEHPALGVNFDPGNMILYGKGDPIEAIRILGPWIRHVHVKDAMASPVPGKWGSEVPWGDGEVDHGAFFHALEEIGYTGAFAIEREGGDRREEDILLAVERFEVYA
- a CDS encoding AraC family transcriptional regulator; protein product: MSRGSGTKEGTLRGCEAFCASLHGAQLQPLFDYLPGVYFVAKDRAGRVMMANNVAVQLCGFEREEDMIGKTDYDIFSADRADAYVKDDNHVFETGESVIDHVELAPDPHNSINWFVTTKIPLYSDEGEIVGLACIARNMTSAHEKLRPYMEMNEVLDYVRENYADPIKVEDLAKIMHLSSSQFERSFKKVFKISPTKHILNVRVRAACRLLSTTNDTIASIALEAGFYDHSHFIRNFRKVMGLSPREYREGGREIPW
- a CDS encoding nucleoside permease is translated as MSEQRMTFSVQARLGIMMFLQFFIWGAWYVTLGTYLSETLKFDPAQIGRSYSAIPWGAVIAPFIVGMVADRFFAAQKVMAFMHLVGGGLLWYASGVVQPAVLFWVLLAYAICYSPTLSLANAVSFNKMENPEKQFPVIRVFGTVGWIVAGLVIGFMKIEAQDIPLKIAAGSSVLLGIFALFLPDTPPKSLGHKVTVRDVLGLETLKLMKNRSFAVFVAGSLLICIPLAFYYNFANMFMNDVGVANAAGKMTMGQMSEFIFMIIMPFFFVRLGVKKMLLIGMLCWVLRYVLFAFGNPESLVWMYYIGILVHGICYDFFFVTGQIYVDNTAPKAIQAQAQGFIAFVTYGVGMVIGANLSGEVVKYFTVEQIINWRAVWLFPAIMAGVIMLLFTALFKDHGAKQEEQA